The following proteins are encoded in a genomic region of Caldicoprobacter guelmensis:
- the yqfC gene encoding sporulation protein YqfC: MRKRRIEEVKAKVSEIFELPKDIVLNLPRISMIGNNQMLVENHRGVIEYTPQKIRLNSTIGVIRVEGQDMNLKNIAADDILITGVIKLVEF; the protein is encoded by the coding sequence TTGAGGAAAAGGAGGATAGAAGAAGTAAAGGCAAAGGTATCCGAAATTTTTGAACTTCCAAAGGATATCGTGCTCAATCTACCCAGAATCAGCATGATTGGCAACAATCAAATGCTGGTTGAGAACCATAGGGGGGTAATAGAGTATACGCCCCAGAAGATACGTCTCAACTCTACAATCGGTGTGATCCGCGTTGAGGGGCAGGATATGAACCTTAAAAATATTGCCGCTGATGACATCTTGATAACCGGTGTGATAAAGCTGGTGGAATTTTAG
- the yqfD gene encoding sporulation protein YqfD — MLVLKLWNYIAGYLVIRVDGLSLEKFINLTISNGIFLWGIKRSGYTTMTACISIGGFKRLKGIAPKVKCRVKILGKKGLPFLLVRLRHRKMLLIGLTAFMVVLYFLSSFIWMVDIEGNLKVPDEELLNVLAKYGIRPGAFKKGLDISAIENRLVTDIPDIWWASIQIKGTKAIVKVVERAQPPPMVDKDLPCNIVASKDGIIHEMVVLEGQPMVRVGDTVKKGQLLVSGVIEDPETKATRFVHAMAQVTARTWYEGQAICSVEEGVVRRTGKKVVHKFIDMGRWVVEYQKGEIPFKHYEVEEKRVPFFGEGRFFPVTMIVREYYEVEKLPASMSLEVLRETAQKRAMEDVNKKIPSNVKIVDKQVKYDMIEGKGIKATVYVEVLEDISLEQKINVE; from the coding sequence TTGCTTGTTTTGAAGCTGTGGAATTACATAGCTGGCTATCTGGTCATAAGGGTGGATGGCCTGTCTCTAGAAAAGTTCATCAATTTGACCATAAGCAATGGAATTTTTTTATGGGGGATAAAGCGTTCGGGCTATACCACCATGACCGCTTGCATAAGCATTGGCGGATTTAAAAGGCTTAAAGGTATTGCGCCAAAGGTAAAATGTAGGGTTAAGATACTCGGGAAAAAGGGGTTACCCTTTTTGCTTGTTCGGCTTCGTCACAGAAAGATGTTACTCATTGGGTTGACGGCATTCATGGTGGTGTTGTACTTCCTTTCTTCATTTATATGGATGGTAGATATAGAAGGGAATCTCAAGGTACCAGATGAGGAGCTATTAAATGTTCTGGCCAAATACGGTATCAGGCCAGGGGCTTTTAAAAAAGGGCTTGATATATCGGCGATTGAAAACCGGTTGGTCACAGACATACCCGATATTTGGTGGGCTAGCATTCAGATTAAAGGAACCAAGGCTATAGTAAAAGTAGTGGAGAGGGCACAGCCACCTCCTATGGTTGATAAGGATTTACCCTGCAATATAGTGGCAAGCAAAGACGGCATAATCCATGAGATGGTTGTACTAGAAGGCCAACCCATGGTAAGAGTGGGCGATACGGTGAAGAAGGGGCAGCTTTTGGTAAGCGGCGTAATTGAAGACCCGGAGACCAAGGCTACACGTTTTGTGCACGCTATGGCTCAGGTAACCGCACGTACGTGGTATGAAGGCCAGGCCATATGTTCGGTGGAAGAAGGGGTTGTGCGGCGGACTGGCAAGAAGGTGGTTCATAAGTTCATCGATATGGGGCGGTGGGTTGTGGAATATCAAAAAGGGGAAATACCTTTTAAGCACTATGAAGTGGAGGAAAAGAGGGTGCCCTTTTTTGGGGAAGGAAGGTTTTTCCCCGTTACCATGATAGTGAGGGAATACTATGAGGTTGAGAAGCTACCAGCCAGTATGTCCTTGGAGGTTCTTAGAGAAACAGCGCAAAAGAGGGCTATGGAGGATGTGAATAAAAAAATTCCCTCTAATGTTAAAATTGTTGACAAACAAGTGAAATACGATATGATAGAAGGTAAAGGGATAAAAGCTACTGTATATGTGGAAGTATTGGAGGATATATCGTTAGAGCAAAAAATCAATGTTGAGTAG
- a CDS encoding PhoH family protein, which translates to MEKLRALFGSFDQNLEVIEEEIGVNVVTRGTNVVIMGKPQQVEMAYTVITKLLDMIGKGEAVDRAQVRYAIQLAAEGREDLIEDIASDVICLTHKGKQVRCKTLGQKRYVTAIAQNDIVFGIGPAGTGKTYLAMAMAVTAYKSREVGRIILTRPAVEAGEKLGFLPGDLQNKVDPYLRPLYDALYDLIGLENYLKLIERGIIEVAPLAYMRGRTLEDSFIILDEAQNTTPEQMKMFLTRIGVGSKAVITGDITQIDLPRGKKSGLVEAIQVLKGIKGIEFVFLTQQDVVRHELVMKIVQAYEKFYSGKGGAEQEDSREFSSNR; encoded by the coding sequence ATGGAAAAGTTGCGAGCGCTTTTCGGCAGCTTTGATCAAAATTTAGAGGTGATTGAGGAAGAAATAGGGGTAAATGTTGTAACCCGTGGGACAAATGTGGTCATCATGGGGAAACCACAGCAAGTGGAGATGGCTTATACGGTAATAACCAAGCTGCTTGATATGATAGGGAAAGGGGAGGCTGTGGACAGGGCGCAAGTCAGGTATGCCATACAGCTGGCGGCTGAAGGTCGCGAGGACCTTATAGAGGATATAGCATCTGATGTGATATGTTTAACCCATAAAGGCAAGCAGGTCCGTTGTAAGACGCTTGGCCAAAAACGTTATGTTACAGCCATTGCTCAGAATGACATTGTGTTTGGGATAGGCCCTGCTGGAACGGGTAAGACTTACCTGGCCATGGCTATGGCTGTGACGGCTTATAAAAGCCGGGAAGTGGGACGTATTATACTGACTCGGCCAGCGGTGGAGGCAGGTGAAAAGCTGGGCTTTTTGCCGGGAGACCTACAAAACAAGGTGGACCCTTATCTTAGGCCTTTGTACGATGCGCTGTACGACCTGATAGGGTTGGAAAATTATTTAAAGCTGATCGAGCGAGGGATTATTGAGGTGGCTCCCCTTGCCTATATGAGGGGGCGTACGCTGGAGGATTCGTTCATCATACTGGATGAGGCCCAAAATACCACGCCTGAGCAGATGAAGATGTTTTTGACGAGAATAGGGGTGGGCTCTAAAGCTGTAATAACTGGCGATATTACGCAGATTGATCTTCCGCGGGGTAAAAAGTCAGGCCTTGTGGAAGCCATACAGGTGTTGAAGGGCATAAAGGGGATAGAGTTTGTGTTCTTGACGCAGCAGGACGTGGTACGCCATGAGCTGGTCATGAAGATCGTCCAGGCTTATGAGAAGTTTTATTCGGGCAAAGGAGGAGCTGAACAGGAGGATTCCCGTGAATTTAGCAGTAACAGGTAA
- a CDS encoding HDIG domain-containing metalloprotein: MNLAVTGKDNGKKVSWAGTRLFKVANTNLLLQIAIGVAAYISIFVVLLAAVSPKRYDLKVGDIATESIRAPRDVENKIATQRRMEQARQSVAPIYRLNQDVKTETVEEINRIFKEIMIVRDIANQRLKGWEEKQKTTLSQQHSLDGNEGGKAQTQQAGEADQSQGSTQGNVHDAVKVDYHQVFDREFLDQIRGRISVELSNDELLACITADESEISQLHERLLEIVINLLDLKIKEDNLLEAKNTLRNEVLTLPVSNGLRLVGTTIGLTIIKPNMVYDHEATEAERQKAAQNVERVIYKKGQYIVQDGQPVTEEQIAMLKELGLLKNEIFDVPLVVGLGFLVLLLEIAGVLYIHCFEKELIGQPVTFILITLVVGLTLGISYGMSVVDQYLMPVALSALLLTVLVKPRIAFFVNVLIAVLVGIMTRGHLGVVIAGLLGGMTGIYIAHRSQQRNGLFLAGVGASAASMLSIVGYELIVSGNWWSAVRCSLWGGGSGVLAAVLAVGTLPIWENAFGVITPIRLIELSNPNHPLLRRLLREAPGTYHHSIIVANLAESAAQAVGANGLLARVGAYYHDVGKLVRPYYFKENQLTADNPHDKLNPTLSTNIIISHTKEGIKLAQRYKIPRAIQDFILQHHGTTPVIYFYHKAKNNTKDVRLEDFRYKGPKPQTPETAIVMLADTVEAAMRTLSDPAPGKLEGLIRKLIKEKLEDGQLDECHLTLKDLDSIATAFKDVLCGIFHERIEYPDLDLKEERDERDGGGN; the protein is encoded by the coding sequence GTGAATTTAGCAGTAACAGGTAAGGACAACGGAAAAAAGGTTTCATGGGCTGGAACGCGGCTTTTTAAGGTAGCCAATACAAATCTGCTATTACAAATTGCAATAGGCGTAGCGGCTTATATCAGCATATTTGTTGTATTATTGGCTGCTGTCTCGCCCAAAAGGTATGATTTGAAGGTGGGTGATATTGCCACAGAATCTATCCGCGCACCCAGGGATGTAGAAAACAAGATTGCTACACAGCGAAGGATGGAGCAGGCCAGGCAGAGCGTGGCTCCTATTTACAGGTTAAACCAGGATGTGAAGACAGAGACCGTTGAAGAGATAAACAGGATATTTAAAGAGATAATGATAGTGCGAGACATTGCCAACCAAAGGCTAAAGGGATGGGAAGAAAAGCAAAAAACAACCTTGTCACAACAACACTCTTTAGATGGAAATGAAGGGGGAAAAGCCCAAACGCAGCAAGCCGGTGAGGCTGACCAAAGTCAAGGTAGTACTCAGGGAAATGTCCATGATGCTGTCAAGGTGGATTACCACCAGGTGTTTGATAGGGAGTTTTTGGATCAAATAAGAGGGCGTATAAGCGTTGAATTGTCAAACGATGAGTTACTTGCTTGCATTACAGCAGATGAGTCCGAGATTTCCCAGCTTCATGAGCGATTGTTGGAAATAGTGATAAATCTGCTGGACTTAAAGATAAAAGAGGATAATTTGCTGGAAGCCAAAAATACGCTGAGAAACGAAGTTTTGACGCTGCCAGTTTCCAATGGCTTGCGCCTTGTGGGTACAACCATTGGGCTAACTATTATCAAACCTAATATGGTATACGACCATGAGGCCACTGAGGCGGAAAGGCAAAAGGCGGCACAAAATGTTGAAAGGGTTATTTACAAAAAGGGCCAGTATATCGTTCAGGATGGGCAACCAGTTACTGAGGAACAGATTGCCATGCTAAAGGAGTTGGGCCTTCTCAAAAATGAGATTTTTGACGTGCCTCTAGTGGTAGGTCTGGGGTTTTTAGTGTTGTTGTTGGAAATTGCAGGGGTGTTGTATATCCACTGCTTTGAGAAGGAGCTTATTGGACAACCCGTTACGTTTATCCTGATTACTTTGGTGGTCGGCCTGACCCTGGGGATAAGCTATGGCATGTCGGTGGTAGACCAATATCTCATGCCGGTTGCTTTGTCGGCGTTGTTGTTGACTGTCTTGGTAAAGCCCAGGATCGCCTTTTTTGTCAATGTGCTCATAGCGGTATTAGTGGGTATAATGACGCGAGGACACTTGGGCGTGGTGATTGCAGGACTGCTGGGAGGGATGACGGGGATATATATAGCTCACCGGTCCCAGCAGAGAAATGGCTTGTTTTTGGCGGGAGTGGGAGCCAGTGCGGCCAGCATGCTGAGCATAGTTGGGTATGAGCTGATTGTATCAGGTAACTGGTGGAGTGCTGTGCGCTGCTCGCTGTGGGGTGGCGGAAGCGGAGTGCTGGCGGCTGTGCTGGCAGTGGGCACTTTGCCCATTTGGGAGAACGCGTTTGGCGTCATAACACCTATAAGGTTGATAGAGCTTTCAAATCCCAATCACCCCTTGTTGAGGCGGCTGTTAAGGGAAGCGCCTGGGACCTATCACCACAGCATAATAGTGGCTAACCTTGCCGAGAGTGCGGCTCAGGCAGTGGGAGCAAACGGCCTGCTTGCCAGAGTAGGTGCCTATTACCACGATGTGGGGAAGCTTGTTAGGCCTTATTATTTCAAAGAAAATCAGCTTACAGCTGATAATCCGCATGATAAATTAAATCCCACATTGAGTACCAACATCATTATCTCCCATACCAAGGAAGGAATTAAATTAGCTCAAAGGTATAAGATTCCAAGGGCGATTCAAGACTTTATACTGCAGCATCACGGTACCACGCCGGTAATATACTTTTATCATAAGGCCAAGAATAATACCAAGGATGTTAGACTGGAGGATTTTCGATACAAGGGGCCAAAACCCCAAACTCCTGAAACGGCTATAGTGATGCTGGCTGATACGGTTGAAGCCGCAATGAGGACCTTGTCCGACCCTGCGCCAGGGAAGCTAGAGGGCTTGATACGCAAGCTAATAAAGGAGAAGCTGGAGGACGGGCAGCTGGATGAATGCCATTTGACGCTTAAGGACTTAGATTCCATTGCTACGGCATTTAAAGATGTGCTGTGCGGCATATTCCATGAGCGTATTGAATATCCAGATTTAGATTTAAAAGAGGAGCGAGATGAGCGAGATGGTGGTGGAAATTAA
- the ybeY gene encoding rRNA maturation RNase YbeY: MSEMVVEINNSQDKIEMTPEIKRFIEECVSKTLEMEGVSIPVEVSVLLVDDQQIHQLNRQYRGVDAPTDVLSFPMLEFEDDGRDRRDLQAALNEAGRNGQAVVLGDIVLSMERAQQQAQEYGHSFLREVGYLIVHGMLHLLGYDHEQEPQRIVMRQKEEQVMGMLGLSREDG, encoded by the coding sequence ATGAGCGAGATGGTGGTGGAAATTAACAACTCACAGGATAAGATAGAAATGACGCCAGAAATAAAAAGGTTTATAGAGGAGTGTGTATCTAAAACTTTAGAAATGGAAGGTGTAAGTATCCCGGTTGAGGTGAGCGTATTGTTAGTGGATGATCAACAGATTCATCAACTTAACAGGCAATACAGAGGAGTGGATGCACCGACTGATGTGCTGTCATTTCCTATGCTGGAGTTTGAAGACGATGGACGAGATAGGAGAGATTTACAAGCTGCCCTCAATGAGGCAGGGCGTAATGGCCAGGCGGTGGTACTGGGGGATATAGTATTGTCGATGGAAAGGGCGCAACAGCAAGCGCAGGAGTACGGCCATAGCTTTTTGAGAGAGGTGGGTTACCTGATAGTACACGGCATGCTGCACCTCTTGGGATATGACCATGAGCAGGAGCCTCAGCGCATTGTTATGCGCCAGAAAGAAGAACAGGTTATGGGGATGCTGGGGCTTTCGAGAGAAGATGGTTAG
- a CDS encoding diacylglycerol kinase, with the protein MKSRNIIESFNNAIKGIVHGFRTERNIKIHFIIALLVLIAAILANLSKIEVMLLFIVIAVVIAAELFNTALERIIDMIHPDYHPLAEAAKNMAAGAVLVTAVGSLMVGYIIFYNRLNSFSLALVRRLRNAPIHVTVISLAIIVIIVIMLKSFNFKGNFLRGGMPSGHSALAFSLFTSIALLSKNALVATLAMFMALMVIHSRYEAGIHTLAEIIIGAFLGMLLTVIVFELFHIVA; encoded by the coding sequence ATGAAGTCGAGAAATATAATAGAAAGTTTCAATAATGCCATAAAAGGCATTGTACACGGATTTAGAACAGAACGGAATATAAAGATACATTTTATAATTGCGCTGTTGGTGCTTATCGCTGCCATTTTGGCTAACTTATCCAAAATAGAGGTCATGTTGCTATTTATTGTCATAGCTGTAGTGATTGCCGCAGAGCTTTTTAATACGGCTTTAGAGCGCATAATAGACATGATACACCCAGATTACCATCCATTGGCAGAAGCTGCTAAGAATATGGCGGCGGGAGCTGTATTGGTGACTGCCGTGGGTTCACTGATGGTGGGCTATATCATATTTTATAACAGGCTTAACTCGTTTTCGCTGGCCCTTGTACGCAGGTTAAGAAATGCCCCTATACATGTTACTGTCATAAGCCTTGCTATTATAGTAATTATTGTCATAATGCTCAAATCGTTCAATTTTAAAGGGAATTTTTTGAGGGGTGGTATGCCCAGCGGGCACAGTGCCTTGGCCTTTTCTTTATTTACCTCCATAGCGCTACTGAGCAAGAACGCCCTTGTAGCCACCCTGGCCATGTTTATGGCGCTTATGGTCATTCACAGCAGGTATGAAGCGGGAATCCATACCCTGGCTGAAATAATAATAGGCGCTTTTTTGGGCATGTTGCTGACCGTGATAGTGTTTGAACTGTTTCATATTGTGGCGTGA
- a CDS encoding cytidine deaminase, translating into MANLDVLRLIEEAMKAKEKAYAPYSGFRVGAALLSEDGSIYTGCNVENVSFGATCCAERVAIFSAVADGKRRFKAIAIVSDYEGFTFPCGICLQVMLEFDIPTVIVADGRGTSSEYALEELLPKGFKRFVVKEGG; encoded by the coding sequence GTGGCAAACCTTGATGTATTAAGGCTTATAGAGGAGGCCATGAAGGCAAAAGAAAAAGCATATGCTCCTTATTCCGGTTTCAGGGTAGGAGCGGCGCTTCTCTCGGAAGATGGCTCCATTTATACCGGGTGCAATGTGGAGAATGTAAGCTTCGGTGCCACCTGCTGTGCCGAAAGGGTGGCCATATTTTCGGCAGTGGCAGATGGTAAGCGCAGATTCAAGGCCATAGCGATAGTATCTGATTACGAGGGCTTCACCTTTCCTTGCGGCATATGCCTTCAGGTGATGTTGGAGTTCGATATTCCAACTGTGATTGTGGCAGACGGTAGAGGCACATCCAGCGAGTATGCTTTGGAGGAGCTTTTGCCGAAGGGATTTAAGAGATTTGTTGTGAAAGAAGGAGGGTGA
- the era gene encoding GTPase Era, with amino-acid sequence MSEGFRSGFVAIVGRPNVGKSTLMNSMVGEKIAIISDKPQTTRNRIQCVLTRPNYQIIFIDTPGIHKPKNRLGEYMVQVARGALEEVDVVLFMVDIYEGIGSGDRFIAEELGKVKTPVILVANKVDRVESVEDARRAAEDFCEEADFDEVLLVSALNGTNLDKLESVIVSYLPEGPKYYPDDMVTDQPERFIVAELIREKALELLEEEVPHGIGVEVTSFKEREDKNIIDIYATIYCEKKSHKGIIIGKGGSMLREIGTRARHDIERLLGTHVYLELWVKVKENWRNNVVDLKNLGYN; translated from the coding sequence TTGTCAGAAGGGTTTCGTTCGGGTTTTGTAGCCATAGTGGGTAGGCCTAATGTGGGCAAGTCCACGCTTATGAACAGCATGGTTGGTGAAAAGATTGCCATAATTTCGGACAAGCCCCAAACCACGCGCAATAGAATACAGTGCGTGCTTACCAGGCCCAACTATCAGATCATCTTTATTGATACCCCGGGAATTCATAAGCCCAAAAACCGTCTGGGAGAGTATATGGTACAGGTGGCCAGGGGTGCCCTGGAGGAAGTGGATGTAGTGCTGTTTATGGTTGACATATATGAAGGCATAGGCAGCGGTGACAGGTTTATAGCCGAGGAGTTGGGTAAGGTTAAGACCCCTGTGATTTTGGTGGCCAATAAGGTGGATAGGGTCGAGTCGGTTGAGGATGCGCGAAGGGCGGCTGAAGATTTCTGTGAAGAGGCGGATTTCGATGAAGTGCTGCTGGTGTCAGCTTTGAATGGTACAAATTTGGACAAGCTGGAGAGCGTCATCGTATCTTATCTGCCCGAAGGGCCTAAATATTATCCTGATGATATGGTGACCGATCAGCCCGAACGGTTTATAGTGGCAGAGCTTATCAGGGAAAAGGCGCTTGAACTGCTGGAAGAAGAAGTGCCCCATGGCATAGGAGTTGAGGTTACTTCCTTCAAAGAGCGCGAGGATAAAAATATTATAGACATATATGCTACAATATACTGTGAAAAAAAGAGCCACAAGGGGATAATAATCGGAAAAGGCGGCTCCATGCTGCGAGAGATAGGCACAAGGGCCAGGCACGATATAGAACGCCTGTTGGGTACCCACGTATACCTTGAGCTGTGGGTCAAGGTAAAAGAAAACTGGAGGAACAATGTCGTCGATTTAAAAAATTTAGGTTATAATTGA
- a CDS encoding YqzL family protein gives MVDLLWRLFEKTGSVGSYLLYKAVQKGEGEGYLDPSLFSPREERKVSQVGKE, from the coding sequence ATGGTAGATTTGTTGTGGCGTTTGTTTGAAAAGACCGGCTCGGTTGGCAGCTATCTGCTTTATAAAGCCGTGCAGAAGGGTGAGGGGGAAGGCTATCTTGACCCATCATTGTTCAGTCCAAGAGAGGAGAGAAAGGTTTCTCAAGTTGGAAAGGAATAG
- the recO gene encoding DNA repair protein RecO, translating into MNIVRTEGVVLRYTNFKEADRMLTIFSPDRGKMQVLARGCRKPSSRLLAASQVFCYADYVFIKSKEIYIMTQSEVKNSFYNIRNDVERLAYGTYILNLTEEAVSYEEANFRLFYMLLHTLSHLSYGEVNPADVTHIFELKLIDMLGYRPVLDRCLVCGQTPESNPLFFNIVQGGIICPHCNKETKDGYTIHKDTLQTMRYILDVDIRRLGVLKFSQAVRNELDGILSHYLSYRLEKDIKAKRFIDYLKCNV; encoded by the coding sequence ATGAATATTGTACGGACGGAAGGCGTGGTTTTAAGATATACAAATTTTAAAGAAGCCGATAGAATGCTTACCATTTTTTCTCCCGACAGGGGTAAGATGCAGGTGCTGGCAAGGGGTTGTCGTAAACCCAGCAGCCGTCTATTAGCGGCCAGTCAGGTCTTTTGTTACGCTGATTACGTGTTTATAAAGTCAAAGGAAATATATATTATGACCCAATCCGAGGTCAAAAACTCGTTTTACAATATTCGCAACGATGTAGAAAGGCTTGCGTATGGCACATATATCTTAAACCTGACCGAAGAGGCGGTAAGCTATGAGGAAGCGAATTTCCGCCTCTTTTATATGCTGTTGCATACCCTATCCCATCTGTCCTACGGAGAGGTTAACCCTGCAGATGTGACCCATATATTTGAGCTTAAATTGATCGACATGCTGGGCTATCGTCCAGTACTTGACAGATGTTTGGTATGCGGTCAAACGCCGGAAAGCAACCCCTTGTTTTTTAACATTGTGCAGGGTGGAATAATATGCCCCCATTGCAATAAAGAAACAAAAGATGGATATACTATCCATAAGGATACTCTTCAAACCATGAGGTATATACTGGATGTGGACATAAGGCGCCTGGGGGTTTTAAAGTTTTCGCAGGCGGTGAGGAACGAGTTAGACGGCATTTTGTCGCATTATTTGAGCTATAGGCTGGAGAAGGATATAAAAGCAAAGCGCTTTATAGATTACCTGAAGTGTAACGTTTAG